The [Clostridium] celerecrescens 18A genomic sequence TTGAATCCCCCTTACCTCCAGTCATTCCCAGTATTGCTGCTCCAGCTCCCAGTTCTCCTGAAATACCACCCTCAATCACTGCCTGCGGAACCATCACGGAATAGGTATTTCCATATTGATCCATTACTAAGACACTCTTGTAATCTCCTCCACTTACAGATTGTTTTCCTTTAGAACTGAGAAATGACAAGAGCATTGTAAGCCCTAGTCCATATCCCACGTCAATCCCTGCTTCATATATCTTACGGAGTTTTTTTAGTTCATTTGCATCTTGAGTTCCCGGCCCATATATTTTTTCTATTATGTTCTTCCAAATTCTATCGCTGTCTTCCCAGAATTGTTTATCCGTATAATTATAACGGGATGTGTTTCCGAACAATACATATATTTTCCCTATCGTCTCTCTATCCAGGGTCTTCCAGAAAGTTGATCCCCCTAATTGCTTTCCTGCATTAAATATCTGACAATATTTTGCCATACTCGAATTCTTTGCAAGATTCATCAATCGGGTAAGATTATCTACCGCCTCCTCTTGCATACGGTTTATGTCTTTTAAAGTCGCATATTTTACACCCGTTGCTGCGTATTCACTCCCTACCTTTTGATTTCCATAAGTATCTTCTTTTTTCGAATCATAGGCCGCTGCTGATTTCGGCACCGAATACATTCCGCTTGGATCTACATAATTAGGCGCACTGCCTTTTACATAATT encodes the following:
- a CDS encoding polymorphic toxin type 33 domain-containing protein, whose translation is MTFGKPQYNNVYSYNAEDYNPNLEFQYLRSRYYDVERGDFLTEDTYLGQITDPLSLNRYNYVKGSAPNYVDPSGMYSVPKSAAAYDSKKEDTYGNQKVGSEYAATGVKYATLKDINRMQEEAVDNLTRLMNLAKNSSMAKYCQIFNAGKQLGGSTFWKTLDRETIGKIYVLFGNTSRYNYTDKQFWEDSDRIWKNIIEKIYGPGTQDANELKKLRKIYEAGIDVGYGLGLTMLLSFLSSKGKQSVSGGDYKSVLVMDQYGNTYSVMVPQAVIEGGISGELGAGAAILGMTGGKGDSNAKLDLDKVDDSYLKKKGVDAHQLKKDIYGKKAKVAEYDIYVDKKTGELYTQRKPQYNKAGEPPIPTGEYIK